In one window of Syngnathus typhle isolate RoL2023-S1 ecotype Sweden linkage group LG7, RoL_Styp_1.0, whole genome shotgun sequence DNA:
- the plekha7a gene encoding pleckstrin homology domain-containing family A member 7 isoform X9 produces the protein MAAPLGRDSLPEHWTYGVCGDGRVFFINDQTRETTWLHPRSSEPVNSGHMIRSDLPKGWEEGFTDEGASYFIDHNQRSTTFRHPVTGQVSSENIDFLPQEQMPGPRITSHPGVEQLSNTTISEVSTITTSSATDAAPNAKGSRSVGARVHSFGKRDQAIKRNPNVPVVVRGWLYKQDSSGMHLWKRKWFVLSEFCLFYYKDSREEAVLGSIPLPSYVISPVGPEDHISRKYAFKAVHPSGVYKSSSVIGSQAEHTGMRTYFFSADTQEDMNAWLRAMNQAANMRGPVNTGGRASEQSTHFQMMHHQTVTHTNNHVNNHKAPEPQRHTVHEVLLEPVHHNMDNRYRFHKDSPVTTEMDTHASLPANLTATGFLASDHVSTSAPVSRVPSRAPSRSASTLPPGVSARNGLVEVHSPILEPNGIAAGTYQRAPEAPREMRRNTLEQVEQWVKVQKGPPSRDNTLPRRTPPTQPKSGTLEAYQTLPKTPRNSPPTARPSEYKYAQDRMNHFRLTPDLAGPGSNTILQLYEWQQRQQYRHGSPTAPIYTPAPDYPFGARPPSAIPPAAKHNGPPRCVSVPPSPADIPPPGPPPGSSRTLSPARPPHTPIDRVTVRPSTDASAMDTMSAISPRRTKSQVFKVSTMERRSLPPSNYITHTVSAPSLHGKTVDDTYKQLKQDLDNLDLKVAGSQTLKPVKVAESDVDVKLSRLCEQDRILKDLEVRISSLKKDKDKLESVLDVSHQQMELFHGQPAHAQKIYYQQRLLQEDLVSIRAQISQLSTEMTRAWEDYGSLENSVEQLRTALQARMNHSATPQQEKGEMKRELWRIEDVMAGLSGSKANYKVTIDSVHNPERKLVPSVSEPSVPSSTADVQPPPRSSVPSVFSQTLPHNFVPKWAEDGAPPRPPLPRQYDYEETPPAVPPLPKEASAAIRHTSVRGLKRQSDERKRDREGAPYFLNGDCKTDLRSYLSEPELLAITHPNTNADNHHLDHKGITSHSACVISSFVMSSLFVLAGLSGTSRQMASKSDALASFVTLRRRPGTAVDSERPKSALDCLSSEYAGGTLPPQRGGRMSADEQLERMKRHQRALVRERKRNLSQGERSSAPPPASEFDCREERPGAEGQSDEGHKEGGGEWLIAKARLVREADVEPLDYDLDISRELSKPKKVSIPERYVESDPEEPLSPEEEEERSLRTERIRKILTKSNVQNLQSASLDLSELDLVLQEQEKIMKASQALASQASRKSKLVAAKAAASGRE, from the exons TCATAACCAGAGGAGCACTACCtttcgtcatcccgtgaccGGGCAAGTTTCTTCAGAGAACATTGATTTTCTCCCTCAAGAACA GATGCCGGGTCCTCGCATCACGTCCCACCCTGGCGTGGAGCAGCTCTCCAATACCACCATCAGCGAGGTCTCCACCATCACCACCTCTTCTGCCACCGACGCCGCCCCCAACGCCAAG GGCTCTCGCTCCGTCGGCGCCAGGGTGCACAGTTTCGGCAAGCGAGATCAGGCCATCAAGAGGAACCCCAATGTACCTGTTGTGGTCCGAGGATGGTTGTATAAACAG GACAGTTCCGGGATGCACCTTTGGAAGAGGAAGTGGTTCGTCTTGTCTGAATTCTGCCTCTTCTACTACAAAG acagcAGAGAGGAGGCGGTCCTGGGCAGCATTCCGCTTCCCAGCTATGTCATTTCACCCGTGGGACCTGAAGACCACATCAGCCGCAAGTATGCCTTCAAG GCCGTCCACCCGAGCGGCGTTTACAAAAGCAGCTCTGTGATTGGCTCTCAGGCGGAGCACACGGGCATGCGGACGTACTTCTTCAGCGCCGACACGCAAGAGGACATGAACGCCTGGCTGAGGGCCATGAACCAAGCCGCCAATATGAGAGGCCCCGTCAATACAGGCGGCAG AGCATCTGAGCAGTCGACTCACTTCCAGATGATGCACCATCAGACCGTCACGCACACCAACAACCACGTCAACAACCACAAGGCTCCAGAACCCCAGAGACACACCGTCCACGAGGTCCTTCTGGAGCCCGTACATCACAACATGGACAACCGCTACCGCTTCCACAAAGACTCTCCCGTCACCACGGAGATGGACACCCATGCCTCCCTCCCCGCCAACCTCACGGCCACCGGTTTCCTGGCGTCGGACCACGTGTCCACGTCGGCGCCCGTCTCCAGGGTGCCGTCTCGTGCGCCCTCGCGGTCCGCCTCCACGCTGCCCCCGGGCGTCAGCGCCAGGAACGGTCTGGTGGAGGTGCACAGCCCCATCTTGGAGCCTAACGGGATCGCGGCGGGGACGTACCAGAGGGCGCCGGAAGCCCCCCGGGAAATGAGACGGAATACTCTGGAACAAGTAGAGCAGTGGGTCAAGGTGCAGAAAGG TCCTCCATCCCGAGACAACACCCTCCCCCGCCGAACGCCGCCCACCCAGCCCAAGTCCGGCACCCTGGAAGCATACCAGACCCTGCCAAAGACCCCCCGCAATAGCCCCCCAACGGCACGTCCCAGCGAGTACAAATACGCCCAGGACCGCATGAACCACTTCCGCCTCACCCCCGATCTGGCCGGCCCGGGTTCCAACACCATCCTGCAGCTGTACGAGTGGCAGCAGCGCCAGCAGTACCGCCACGGCAGCCCCACGGCCCCCATCTACACGCCGGCCCCGGACTATCCCTTCGGGGCCCGCCCGCCGTCCGCCATTCCTCCAGCCGCCAAGCACAACGGGCCGCCGCGATGCGTGTCCGTACCGCCTTCGCCCGCCGACATCCCGCCTCCGGGGCCTCCGCCGGGTAGCAGCAGGACCTtgtcgcccgcccgccccccGCACACGCCGATCGACCGCGTGACAGTGAGACCCTCGACCGACGCGTCGGCAATGGATACAATGTCTGCCATTTCACCTCGCAGGACCAAGTCTCAAGTCTTCAAG GTGTCCACCATGGAGAGGCGCTCTTTGCCTCCATCCAACTATATCACACACACGGTCAGTGCGCCCAGCCTCCACGGAAAAACG GTGGATGACACGTACAAGCAGCTGAAGCAAGACCTGGATAATCTGGACCTGAAG GTGGCCGGAAGTCAAACGCTGAAGCCCGTCAAGGTGGCAGAGAGTGACGTGGAT GTAAAGCTGAGTCGGTTGTGCGAGCAAGACAGGATCCTGAAGGACTTGGAAGTGCGGATCAGCTCGTTGAAGAAGGATAAG GACAAGCTGGAGAGCGTGCTGGACGTGTCCCACCAGCAGATGGAGCTGTTTCACGGGCAGCCGGCCCACGCCCAAAAGATCTACTACCAGCAGAGACTCCTGCAGGAGGACTTGGTGTCCATAAGGGCCCAGATATCCCAACTCTCTACG GAAATGACACGCGCCTGGGAGGACTACGGCTCGCTGGAGAATTCAGTGGAGCAGTTGAGGACGGCGCTACAGGCCCGCATGAACCACAGCGCCACCCCTCAG CAAGAAAAAGGCGAGATGAAGCGCGAGCTGTGGAGGATCGAGGACGTGATGGCGGGACTGAGCGGCAGCAAAGCCAACTACAAAGTTACCATCGACTCTGTGCACAACCCGG AGAGGAAGTTAGTGCCTTCCGTGTCGGAGCCCAGCGTGCCTTCTTCCACCGCCGACGTCCAGCCGCCTCCCCGTAGCTCCGTCCCGAGCGTCTTCTCGCAAACGTTGCCTCACAACTTTGTGCCAAAGTGG GCAGAGGACGGCGCTCCCCCCCGACCGCCGCTCCCTCGCCAGTACGACTACGAGGAGACGCCGCCCGCCGTGCCGCCGCTGCCCAAGGAGGCGTCGGCAGCCATCCGTCACACGTCGGTGCGAGGCCTCAAGCGACAGTCTGACGAGAGGAAGAGGGACCGGGAGGGCGCACCCTATTTCCTCAATGGAGACTGTAAG ACTGACTTGCGTTCATACCTGAGCGAACCCGAGCTGCTGGCAATTACTCACCCAAACACAAATGCAGACAACCACCACCTTGACCATAAAGGTATTACGTCACACTCGGCTTGTGTTATTAGCAGCTTTGTCATGTCCTCTTTATTTGTGTTAGCAGGTCTGTCGGGCACGTCAAGGCAGATGGCCAGCAAGTCGGATGCCCTGGCGTCCTTCGTCACGTTGAGGAGACGCCCCGGTACCGCCGTGGACAGC GAGCGACCCAAGAGTGCCTTGGACTGTCTGTCCTCGGAGTACGCGGGCGGCACGCTTCCTCCCCAACGCGGCGGCCGTATGAGCGCCGATGAGCAGCTGGAGCGCATGAAGCGCCACCAGAGGGCGCTGGTGCGCGAGCGCAAGCGCAACCTCAGCCAGGGCGAGCGCTCGAGTGCCCCGCCGCCCGCCTCC GAGTTCGATTGTCGGGAGGAGCGTCCCGGGGCAGAAGGCCAAAGTGATGAAGGTCACAAGGAGGGAGGAGGTGAATGGCTGATAGCCAAAGCCAGGCTGGTCAGAGAAGCGGATGTGGAGCCTCTGGACTACGACCTCGACATCAGCAGAGAG CTGTCCAAGCCAAAGAAAGTGTCCATCCCAGAGCGTTATGTGGAGTCGGATCCAGAGGAACCGCTGAGtccggaggaggaggaagagcgaAGTCTTCGTACGGAACGTATCAGGAAGATCCTCACAAAGTCCAA CGTTCAGAATTTGCAGTCAGCGTCGTTGGACCTGAGTGAACTGGACTTGGTTCTTCAAGAGCAGGAGAAGATAATGAAGGCATCGCAGGCGCTCGCTTCACAGGCGTCCAGGAAGAGCAAACTGGTGGCAG CCAAAGCTGCTGCCTCTGGTCGCGAGTGA
- the plekha7a gene encoding pleckstrin homology domain-containing family A member 7 isoform X2, translating into MAAPLGRDSLPEHWTYGVCGDGRVFFINDQTRETTWLHPRSSEPVNSGHMIRSDLPKGWEEGFTDEGASYFIDHNQRSTTFRHPVTGQVSSENIDFLPQEQMPGPRITSHPGVEQLSNTTISEVSTITTSSATDAAPNAKGSRSVGARVHSFGKRDQAIKRNPNVPVVVRGWLYKQDSSGMHLWKRKWFVLSEFCLFYYKDSREEAVLGSIPLPSYVISPVGPEDHISRKYAFKAEHTGMRTYFFSADTQEDMNAWLRAMNQAANMRGPVNTGGRASEQSTHFQMMHHQTVTHTNNHVNNHKAPEPQRHTVHEVLLEPVHHNMDNRYRFHKDSPVTTEMDTHASLPANLTATGFLASDHVSTSAPVSRVPSRAPSRSASTLPPGVSARNGLVEVHSPILEPNGIAAGTYQRAPEAPREMRRNTLEQVEQWVKVQKGPPSRDNTLPRRTPPTQPKSGTLEAYQTLPKTPRNSPPTARPSEYKYAQDRMNHFRLTPDLAGPGSNTILQLYEWQQRQQYRHGSPTAPIYTPAPDYPFGARPPSAIPPAAKHNGPPRCVSVPPSPADIPPPGPPPGSSRTLSPARPPHTPIDRVTVRPSTDASAMDTMSAISPRRTKSQVFKVSTMERRSLPPSNYITHTVSAPSLHGKTPDELTLLLIQLRRHQAKMAAARQRTLEQLQHHGLSTADPFLTAVPSPPLNHLSLLSQMQVDDTYKQLKQDLDNLDLKVAGSQTLKPVKVAESDVDVKLSRLCEQDRILKDLEVRISSLKKDKDKLESVLDVSHQQMELFHGQPAHAQKIYYQQRLLQEDLVSIRAQISQLSTEMTRAWEDYGSLENSVEQLRTALQARMNHSATPQQEKGEMKRELWRIEDVMAGLSGSKANYKVTIDSVHNPERKLVPSVSEPSVPSSTADVQPPPRSSVPSVFSQTLPHNFVPKWAEDGAPPRPPLPRQYDYEETPPAVPPLPKEASAAIRHTSVRGLKRQSDERKRDREGAPYFLNGDCKTDLRSYLSEPELLAITHPNTNADNHHLDHKGITSHSACVISSFVMSSLFVLAGLSGTSRQMASKSDALASFVTLRRRPGTAVDSERPKSALDCLSSEYAGGTLPPQRGGRMSADEQLERMKRHQRALVRERKRNLSQGERSSAPPPASEFDCREERPGAEGQSDEGHKEGGGEWLIAKARLVREADVEPLDYDLDISRELSKPKKVSIPERYVESDPEEPLSPEEEEERSLRTERIRKILTKSNVQNLQSASLDLSELDLVLQEQEKIMKASQALASQASRKSKLVAAKAAASGRE; encoded by the exons TCATAACCAGAGGAGCACTACCtttcgtcatcccgtgaccGGGCAAGTTTCTTCAGAGAACATTGATTTTCTCCCTCAAGAACA GATGCCGGGTCCTCGCATCACGTCCCACCCTGGCGTGGAGCAGCTCTCCAATACCACCATCAGCGAGGTCTCCACCATCACCACCTCTTCTGCCACCGACGCCGCCCCCAACGCCAAG GGCTCTCGCTCCGTCGGCGCCAGGGTGCACAGTTTCGGCAAGCGAGATCAGGCCATCAAGAGGAACCCCAATGTACCTGTTGTGGTCCGAGGATGGTTGTATAAACAG GACAGTTCCGGGATGCACCTTTGGAAGAGGAAGTGGTTCGTCTTGTCTGAATTCTGCCTCTTCTACTACAAAG acagcAGAGAGGAGGCGGTCCTGGGCAGCATTCCGCTTCCCAGCTATGTCATTTCACCCGTGGGACCTGAAGACCACATCAGCCGCAAGTATGCCTTCAAG GCGGAGCACACGGGCATGCGGACGTACTTCTTCAGCGCCGACACGCAAGAGGACATGAACGCCTGGCTGAGGGCCATGAACCAAGCCGCCAATATGAGAGGCCCCGTCAATACAGGCGGCAG AGCATCTGAGCAGTCGACTCACTTCCAGATGATGCACCATCAGACCGTCACGCACACCAACAACCACGTCAACAACCACAAGGCTCCAGAACCCCAGAGACACACCGTCCACGAGGTCCTTCTGGAGCCCGTACATCACAACATGGACAACCGCTACCGCTTCCACAAAGACTCTCCCGTCACCACGGAGATGGACACCCATGCCTCCCTCCCCGCCAACCTCACGGCCACCGGTTTCCTGGCGTCGGACCACGTGTCCACGTCGGCGCCCGTCTCCAGGGTGCCGTCTCGTGCGCCCTCGCGGTCCGCCTCCACGCTGCCCCCGGGCGTCAGCGCCAGGAACGGTCTGGTGGAGGTGCACAGCCCCATCTTGGAGCCTAACGGGATCGCGGCGGGGACGTACCAGAGGGCGCCGGAAGCCCCCCGGGAAATGAGACGGAATACTCTGGAACAAGTAGAGCAGTGGGTCAAGGTGCAGAAAGG TCCTCCATCCCGAGACAACACCCTCCCCCGCCGAACGCCGCCCACCCAGCCCAAGTCCGGCACCCTGGAAGCATACCAGACCCTGCCAAAGACCCCCCGCAATAGCCCCCCAACGGCACGTCCCAGCGAGTACAAATACGCCCAGGACCGCATGAACCACTTCCGCCTCACCCCCGATCTGGCCGGCCCGGGTTCCAACACCATCCTGCAGCTGTACGAGTGGCAGCAGCGCCAGCAGTACCGCCACGGCAGCCCCACGGCCCCCATCTACACGCCGGCCCCGGACTATCCCTTCGGGGCCCGCCCGCCGTCCGCCATTCCTCCAGCCGCCAAGCACAACGGGCCGCCGCGATGCGTGTCCGTACCGCCTTCGCCCGCCGACATCCCGCCTCCGGGGCCTCCGCCGGGTAGCAGCAGGACCTtgtcgcccgcccgccccccGCACACGCCGATCGACCGCGTGACAGTGAGACCCTCGACCGACGCGTCGGCAATGGATACAATGTCTGCCATTTCACCTCGCAGGACCAAGTCTCAAGTCTTCAAG GTGTCCACCATGGAGAGGCGCTCTTTGCCTCCATCCAACTATATCACACACACGGTCAGTGCGCCCAGCCTCCACGGAAAAACG CCCGATGAGCTCACCCTGCTCCTCATTCAGCTGCGCCGCCATCaggccaagatggcggccgcccGCCAGCGCACGCTGGAGCAGCTGCAGCACCACGGCCTGTCGACCGCCGACCCCTTCCTCACCGCCGTCCCCAGTCCTCCGTTAAACCACCTCAGTCTGTTGAGCCAAATGCAG GTGGATGACACGTACAAGCAGCTGAAGCAAGACCTGGATAATCTGGACCTGAAG GTGGCCGGAAGTCAAACGCTGAAGCCCGTCAAGGTGGCAGAGAGTGACGTGGAT GTAAAGCTGAGTCGGTTGTGCGAGCAAGACAGGATCCTGAAGGACTTGGAAGTGCGGATCAGCTCGTTGAAGAAGGATAAG GACAAGCTGGAGAGCGTGCTGGACGTGTCCCACCAGCAGATGGAGCTGTTTCACGGGCAGCCGGCCCACGCCCAAAAGATCTACTACCAGCAGAGACTCCTGCAGGAGGACTTGGTGTCCATAAGGGCCCAGATATCCCAACTCTCTACG GAAATGACACGCGCCTGGGAGGACTACGGCTCGCTGGAGAATTCAGTGGAGCAGTTGAGGACGGCGCTACAGGCCCGCATGAACCACAGCGCCACCCCTCAG CAAGAAAAAGGCGAGATGAAGCGCGAGCTGTGGAGGATCGAGGACGTGATGGCGGGACTGAGCGGCAGCAAAGCCAACTACAAAGTTACCATCGACTCTGTGCACAACCCGG AGAGGAAGTTAGTGCCTTCCGTGTCGGAGCCCAGCGTGCCTTCTTCCACCGCCGACGTCCAGCCGCCTCCCCGTAGCTCCGTCCCGAGCGTCTTCTCGCAAACGTTGCCTCACAACTTTGTGCCAAAGTGG GCAGAGGACGGCGCTCCCCCCCGACCGCCGCTCCCTCGCCAGTACGACTACGAGGAGACGCCGCCCGCCGTGCCGCCGCTGCCCAAGGAGGCGTCGGCAGCCATCCGTCACACGTCGGTGCGAGGCCTCAAGCGACAGTCTGACGAGAGGAAGAGGGACCGGGAGGGCGCACCCTATTTCCTCAATGGAGACTGTAAG ACTGACTTGCGTTCATACCTGAGCGAACCCGAGCTGCTGGCAATTACTCACCCAAACACAAATGCAGACAACCACCACCTTGACCATAAAGGTATTACGTCACACTCGGCTTGTGTTATTAGCAGCTTTGTCATGTCCTCTTTATTTGTGTTAGCAGGTCTGTCGGGCACGTCAAGGCAGATGGCCAGCAAGTCGGATGCCCTGGCGTCCTTCGTCACGTTGAGGAGACGCCCCGGTACCGCCGTGGACAGC GAGCGACCCAAGAGTGCCTTGGACTGTCTGTCCTCGGAGTACGCGGGCGGCACGCTTCCTCCCCAACGCGGCGGCCGTATGAGCGCCGATGAGCAGCTGGAGCGCATGAAGCGCCACCAGAGGGCGCTGGTGCGCGAGCGCAAGCGCAACCTCAGCCAGGGCGAGCGCTCGAGTGCCCCGCCGCCCGCCTCC GAGTTCGATTGTCGGGAGGAGCGTCCCGGGGCAGAAGGCCAAAGTGATGAAGGTCACAAGGAGGGAGGAGGTGAATGGCTGATAGCCAAAGCCAGGCTGGTCAGAGAAGCGGATGTGGAGCCTCTGGACTACGACCTCGACATCAGCAGAGAG CTGTCCAAGCCAAAGAAAGTGTCCATCCCAGAGCGTTATGTGGAGTCGGATCCAGAGGAACCGCTGAGtccggaggaggaggaagagcgaAGTCTTCGTACGGAACGTATCAGGAAGATCCTCACAAAGTCCAA CGTTCAGAATTTGCAGTCAGCGTCGTTGGACCTGAGTGAACTGGACTTGGTTCTTCAAGAGCAGGAGAAGATAATGAAGGCATCGCAGGCGCTCGCTTCACAGGCGTCCAGGAAGAGCAAACTGGTGGCAG CCAAAGCTGCTGCCTCTGGTCGCGAGTGA
- the plekha7a gene encoding pleckstrin homology domain-containing family A member 7 isoform X3 — protein sequence MAAPLGRDSLPEHWTYGVCGDGRVFFINDQTRETTWLHPRSSEPVNSGHMIRSDLPKGWEEGFTDEGASYFIDHNQRSTTFRHPVTGQVSSENIDFLPQEQMPGPRITSHPGVEQLSNTTISEVSTITTSSATDAAPNAKGSRSVGARVHSFGKRDQAIKRNPNVPVVVRGWLYKQDSSGMHLWKRKWFVLSEFCLFYYKDSREEAVLGSIPLPSYVISPVGPEDHISRKYAFKAVHPSGVYKSSSVIGSQAEHTGMRTYFFSADTQEDMNAWLRAMNQAANMRGPVNTGGRASEQSTHFQMMHHQTVTHTNNHVNNHKAPEPQRHTVHEVLLEPVHHNMDNRYRFHKDSPVTTEMDTHASLPANLTATGFLASDHVSTSAPVSRVPSRAPSRSASTLPPGVSARNGLVEVHSPILEPNGIAAGTYQRAPEAPREMRRNTLEQVEQWVKVQKGPPSRDNTLPRRTPPTQPKSGTLEAYQTLPKTPRNSPPTARPSEYKYAQDRMNHFRLTPDLAGPGSNTILQLYEWQQRQQYRHGSPTAPIYTPAPDYPFGARPPSAIPPAAKHNGPPRCVSVPPSPADIPPPGPPPGSSRTLSPARPPHTPIDRVTVRPSTDASAMDTMSAISPRRTKSQVFKVSTMERRSLPPSNYITHTVSAPSLHGKTPDELTLLLIQLRRHQAKMAAARQRTLEQLQHHGLSTADPFLTAVPSPPLNHLSLLSQMQVDDTYKQLKQDLDNLDLKVAGSQTLKPVKVAESDVDVKLSRLCEQDRILKDLEVRISSLKKDKDKLESVLDVSHQQMELFHGQPAHAQKIYYQQRLLQEDLVSIRAQISQLSTEMTRAWEDYGSLENSVEQLRTALQARMNHSATPQQEKGEMKRELWRIEDVMAGLSGSKANYKVTIDSVHNPERKLVPSVSEPSVPSSTADVQPPPRSSVPSVFSQTLPHNFVPKWAEDGAPPRPPLPRQYDYEETPPAVPPLPKEASAAIRHTSVRGLKRQSDERKRDREGAPYFLNGDCKTDLRSYLSEPELLAITHPNTNADNHHLDHKAGLSGTSRQMASKSDALASFVTLRRRPGTAVDSQERPKSALDCLSSEYAGGTLPPQRGGRMSADEQLERMKRHQRALVRERKRNLSQGERSSAPPPASEFDCREERPGAEGQSDEGHKEGGGEWLIAKARLVREADVEPLDYDLDISRELSKPKKVSIPERYVESDPEEPLSPEEEEERSLRTERIRKILTKSNVQNLQSASLDLSELDLVLQEQEKIMKASQALASQASRKSKLVAAKAAASGRE from the exons TCATAACCAGAGGAGCACTACCtttcgtcatcccgtgaccGGGCAAGTTTCTTCAGAGAACATTGATTTTCTCCCTCAAGAACA GATGCCGGGTCCTCGCATCACGTCCCACCCTGGCGTGGAGCAGCTCTCCAATACCACCATCAGCGAGGTCTCCACCATCACCACCTCTTCTGCCACCGACGCCGCCCCCAACGCCAAG GGCTCTCGCTCCGTCGGCGCCAGGGTGCACAGTTTCGGCAAGCGAGATCAGGCCATCAAGAGGAACCCCAATGTACCTGTTGTGGTCCGAGGATGGTTGTATAAACAG GACAGTTCCGGGATGCACCTTTGGAAGAGGAAGTGGTTCGTCTTGTCTGAATTCTGCCTCTTCTACTACAAAG acagcAGAGAGGAGGCGGTCCTGGGCAGCATTCCGCTTCCCAGCTATGTCATTTCACCCGTGGGACCTGAAGACCACATCAGCCGCAAGTATGCCTTCAAG GCCGTCCACCCGAGCGGCGTTTACAAAAGCAGCTCTGTGATTGGCTCTCAGGCGGAGCACACGGGCATGCGGACGTACTTCTTCAGCGCCGACACGCAAGAGGACATGAACGCCTGGCTGAGGGCCATGAACCAAGCCGCCAATATGAGAGGCCCCGTCAATACAGGCGGCAG AGCATCTGAGCAGTCGACTCACTTCCAGATGATGCACCATCAGACCGTCACGCACACCAACAACCACGTCAACAACCACAAGGCTCCAGAACCCCAGAGACACACCGTCCACGAGGTCCTTCTGGAGCCCGTACATCACAACATGGACAACCGCTACCGCTTCCACAAAGACTCTCCCGTCACCACGGAGATGGACACCCATGCCTCCCTCCCCGCCAACCTCACGGCCACCGGTTTCCTGGCGTCGGACCACGTGTCCACGTCGGCGCCCGTCTCCAGGGTGCCGTCTCGTGCGCCCTCGCGGTCCGCCTCCACGCTGCCCCCGGGCGTCAGCGCCAGGAACGGTCTGGTGGAGGTGCACAGCCCCATCTTGGAGCCTAACGGGATCGCGGCGGGGACGTACCAGAGGGCGCCGGAAGCCCCCCGGGAAATGAGACGGAATACTCTGGAACAAGTAGAGCAGTGGGTCAAGGTGCAGAAAGG TCCTCCATCCCGAGACAACACCCTCCCCCGCCGAACGCCGCCCACCCAGCCCAAGTCCGGCACCCTGGAAGCATACCAGACCCTGCCAAAGACCCCCCGCAATAGCCCCCCAACGGCACGTCCCAGCGAGTACAAATACGCCCAGGACCGCATGAACCACTTCCGCCTCACCCCCGATCTGGCCGGCCCGGGTTCCAACACCATCCTGCAGCTGTACGAGTGGCAGCAGCGCCAGCAGTACCGCCACGGCAGCCCCACGGCCCCCATCTACACGCCGGCCCCGGACTATCCCTTCGGGGCCCGCCCGCCGTCCGCCATTCCTCCAGCCGCCAAGCACAACGGGCCGCCGCGATGCGTGTCCGTACCGCCTTCGCCCGCCGACATCCCGCCTCCGGGGCCTCCGCCGGGTAGCAGCAGGACCTtgtcgcccgcccgccccccGCACACGCCGATCGACCGCGTGACAGTGAGACCCTCGACCGACGCGTCGGCAATGGATACAATGTCTGCCATTTCACCTCGCAGGACCAAGTCTCAAGTCTTCAAG GTGTCCACCATGGAGAGGCGCTCTTTGCCTCCATCCAACTATATCACACACACGGTCAGTGCGCCCAGCCTCCACGGAAAAACG CCCGATGAGCTCACCCTGCTCCTCATTCAGCTGCGCCGCCATCaggccaagatggcggccgcccGCCAGCGCACGCTGGAGCAGCTGCAGCACCACGGCCTGTCGACCGCCGACCCCTTCCTCACCGCCGTCCCCAGTCCTCCGTTAAACCACCTCAGTCTGTTGAGCCAAATGCAG GTGGATGACACGTACAAGCAGCTGAAGCAAGACCTGGATAATCTGGACCTGAAG GTGGCCGGAAGTCAAACGCTGAAGCCCGTCAAGGTGGCAGAGAGTGACGTGGAT GTAAAGCTGAGTCGGTTGTGCGAGCAAGACAGGATCCTGAAGGACTTGGAAGTGCGGATCAGCTCGTTGAAGAAGGATAAG GACAAGCTGGAGAGCGTGCTGGACGTGTCCCACCAGCAGATGGAGCTGTTTCACGGGCAGCCGGCCCACGCCCAAAAGATCTACTACCAGCAGAGACTCCTGCAGGAGGACTTGGTGTCCATAAGGGCCCAGATATCCCAACTCTCTACG GAAATGACACGCGCCTGGGAGGACTACGGCTCGCTGGAGAATTCAGTGGAGCAGTTGAGGACGGCGCTACAGGCCCGCATGAACCACAGCGCCACCCCTCAG CAAGAAAAAGGCGAGATGAAGCGCGAGCTGTGGAGGATCGAGGACGTGATGGCGGGACTGAGCGGCAGCAAAGCCAACTACAAAGTTACCATCGACTCTGTGCACAACCCGG AGAGGAAGTTAGTGCCTTCCGTGTCGGAGCCCAGCGTGCCTTCTTCCACCGCCGACGTCCAGCCGCCTCCCCGTAGCTCCGTCCCGAGCGTCTTCTCGCAAACGTTGCCTCACAACTTTGTGCCAAAGTGG GCAGAGGACGGCGCTCCCCCCCGACCGCCGCTCCCTCGCCAGTACGACTACGAGGAGACGCCGCCCGCCGTGCCGCCGCTGCCCAAGGAGGCGTCGGCAGCCATCCGTCACACGTCGGTGCGAGGCCTCAAGCGACAGTCTGACGAGAGGAAGAGGGACCGGGAGGGCGCACCCTATTTCCTCAATGGAGACTGTAAG ACTGACTTGCGTTCATACCTGAGCGAACCCGAGCTGCTGGCAATTACTCACCCAAACACAAATGCAGACAACCACCACCTTGACCATAAAG CAGGTCTGTCGGGCACGTCAAGGCAGATGGCCAGCAAGTCGGATGCCCTGGCGTCCTTCGTCACGTTGAGGAGACGCCCCGGTACCGCCGTGGACAGC CAGGAGCGACCCAAGAGTGCCTTGGACTGTCTGTCCTCGGAGTACGCGGGCGGCACGCTTCCTCCCCAACGCGGCGGCCGTATGAGCGCCGATGAGCAGCTGGAGCGCATGAAGCGCCACCAGAGGGCGCTGGTGCGCGAGCGCAAGCGCAACCTCAGCCAGGGCGAGCGCTCGAGTGCCCCGCCGCCCGCCTCC GAGTTCGATTGTCGGGAGGAGCGTCCCGGGGCAGAAGGCCAAAGTGATGAAGGTCACAAGGAGGGAGGAGGTGAATGGCTGATAGCCAAAGCCAGGCTGGTCAGAGAAGCGGATGTGGAGCCTCTGGACTACGACCTCGACATCAGCAGAGAG CTGTCCAAGCCAAAGAAAGTGTCCATCCCAGAGCGTTATGTGGAGTCGGATCCAGAGGAACCGCTGAGtccggaggaggaggaagagcgaAGTCTTCGTACGGAACGTATCAGGAAGATCCTCACAAAGTCCAA CGTTCAGAATTTGCAGTCAGCGTCGTTGGACCTGAGTGAACTGGACTTGGTTCTTCAAGAGCAGGAGAAGATAATGAAGGCATCGCAGGCGCTCGCTTCACAGGCGTCCAGGAAGAGCAAACTGGTGGCAG CCAAAGCTGCTGCCTCTGGTCGCGAGTGA